In the Pithys albifrons albifrons isolate INPA30051 chromosome 3, PitAlb_v1, whole genome shotgun sequence genome, one interval contains:
- the PMPCB gene encoding mitochondrial-processing peptidase subunit beta isoform X2: protein MAACAARCVARGLLLPWPGRLRGAPGAAQRSVHVGTSRLRASKAATEVILNVPETRVSPLENGMQVASEDSGLSTCTVGLWIDAGSRYENEKNNGTAHFLEHMAFKGTKKRSQLDLELEIENMGAHLNAYTSREQTVYYAKAFAKDLPRAVEILADIIQNSTLGEAEIERERGVILREMQEVETNLQEVVFDYLHATAYQKTALGRTILGPTENIKSINRNDLVEYITTHYKGPRMVLAAAGGVCHDELLDLAKSHFGNLPSAPEGGLPPLPPCSFTGSEIRIRDDKMPLAHLAIAVEAAGWSDPDTIPLMVANTLIGNWDRSFGGGVNLSSKLAQIACHGNLCHSFQSFNTCYTDTGLWGLYMVCEPSTIQDMVHFVQREWIRLCTSVTENEVARAKNLLKTNMLLQLDGSTPICEDIGRQMLCYKRRIPIPELEARIDAIDVQTIREICMKYIYEKHPAVAAVGPIEQLPEYSKICSGMSWLRE from the exons ATGGCCGCGTGTGCGGCGCGCTGCGTGGCACgagggctgctgctgccctggcccGGCCGCCTGCGGGGAGCGCCTGGCGCGGCGCAGCGG AGTGTGCATGTTGGAACAAGCAGGCTCAGAGCTTCCAAAGCAGCAACAGAAGTAATCTTAAATGTTCCTGAAACTAGGGTGAGTCCTTTGGAAAATGGCATGCAAGTAGCTTCTGAAGACTCTGGACTCTCAACATGCACA gTTGGACTTTGGATTGATGCTGGAAGCAGGTATGAAAATGAGAAGAACAATGGGACTGCTCACTTCCTTGAGCATATGGCTTTCAAG GGAACCAAAAAGAGGTCTCAGTTAGACCTTGAACTAGAGATTGAGAACATGGGAGCTCACCTGAACGCGTACACCTCCAGGGAACAAACTGTGTATTATGCCAAGGCTTTTGCAAAAGACTTACCAAGAG CTGTGGAAATTCTTGCTGACATAATTCAGAACAGCACCCTGGGAGAAGCAGAGATTGAGCGTGAGCGAGGAGTTATCCTTCGGGAGATGCAAGAGGTTGAAACCAACTTGCAAGAAGTTGTCTTTGACTACCTTCATGCCACAGCCTATCAGAAGACAGCCCTGGGACGGACAATTTTAGGACCCACTGAAAACATCAA ATCCATAAATCGGAATGACTTGGTGGAGTACATAACAACACATTACAAAGGACCCAGAatggtcctggctgctgctggag GAGTCTGTCATGATGAGCTGCTTGACCTAGCCAAGAGCCATTTTGGTAACTTGCCATCTGCCCCAGAAGGAGGATTGCCACCCCTGCCACCCTGTAGCTTCACAGGCAGTGAG ATTCGGATCCGGGATGACAAGATGCCCCTGGCACACCTGGCGATCGCTGTGGAAGCAGCTGGCTGGTCAGACCCAGATACCATCCCACTCATGGTCGCCAATACTCTGATCGGTAACTGGGATCGTTCCTTTGGAGGAGGTGTG AATTTATCCAGTAAACTTGCTCAGATTGCCTGCCATGGTAACCTGTGTCACAGTTTCCAGTCCTTCAACACCTGCTATACTGACACTGGGCTGTGGGGGCTCTATATGGTCTGTGAGCCATCTACTATTCAGGACATGGTGCACTTTGTTCAGAGAGAATG GATAAGACTTTGCACAAGTGTTACAGAAAATGAAGTAGCTCGAGCGAAAAATCTTCTCAAGACAAATATGTTGCTACAGCTTGATG GGTCCACACCAATCTGTGAAGACATTGGAAGACAAATGCTGTGTTACAAGCGCCGAATCCCAATTCCAGAACTTGAGGCAAGAATTGAT GCTATTGATGTCCAGACTATTAGAGAAATCTGCATGAAGTACATCTATGAGAAGCATCCTGCAGTTGCTGCTGTTG GTCCAATTGAACAACTTCCAGAATACAGCAAAATCTGCAGTGGCATGTCTTGGCTTCGTGAGTAG
- the PMPCB gene encoding mitochondrial-processing peptidase subunit beta isoform X1, with the protein MAACAARCVARGLLLPWPGRLRGAPGAAQRSVHVGTSRLRASKAATEVILNVPETRVSPLENGMQVASEDSGLSTCTVGLWIDAGSRYENEKNNGTAHFLEHMAFKGTKKRSQLDLELEIENMGAHLNAYTSREQTVYYAKAFAKDLPRAVEILADIIQNSTLGEAEIERERGVILREMQEVETNLQEVVFDYLHATAYQKTALGRTILGPTENIKSINRNDLVEYITTHYKGPRMVLAAAGGVCHDELLDLAKSHFGNLPSAPEGGLPPLPPCSFTGSEIRIRDDKMPLAHLAIAVEAAGWSDPDTIPLMVANTLIGNWDRSFGGGVQNLSSKLAQIACHGNLCHSFQSFNTCYTDTGLWGLYMVCEPSTIQDMVHFVQREWIRLCTSVTENEVARAKNLLKTNMLLQLDGSTPICEDIGRQMLCYKRRIPIPELEARIDAIDVQTIREICMKYIYEKHPAVAAVGPIEQLPEYSKICSGMSWLRE; encoded by the exons ATGGCCGCGTGTGCGGCGCGCTGCGTGGCACgagggctgctgctgccctggcccGGCCGCCTGCGGGGAGCGCCTGGCGCGGCGCAGCGG AGTGTGCATGTTGGAACAAGCAGGCTCAGAGCTTCCAAAGCAGCAACAGAAGTAATCTTAAATGTTCCTGAAACTAGGGTGAGTCCTTTGGAAAATGGCATGCAAGTAGCTTCTGAAGACTCTGGACTCTCAACATGCACA gTTGGACTTTGGATTGATGCTGGAAGCAGGTATGAAAATGAGAAGAACAATGGGACTGCTCACTTCCTTGAGCATATGGCTTTCAAG GGAACCAAAAAGAGGTCTCAGTTAGACCTTGAACTAGAGATTGAGAACATGGGAGCTCACCTGAACGCGTACACCTCCAGGGAACAAACTGTGTATTATGCCAAGGCTTTTGCAAAAGACTTACCAAGAG CTGTGGAAATTCTTGCTGACATAATTCAGAACAGCACCCTGGGAGAAGCAGAGATTGAGCGTGAGCGAGGAGTTATCCTTCGGGAGATGCAAGAGGTTGAAACCAACTTGCAAGAAGTTGTCTTTGACTACCTTCATGCCACAGCCTATCAGAAGACAGCCCTGGGACGGACAATTTTAGGACCCACTGAAAACATCAA ATCCATAAATCGGAATGACTTGGTGGAGTACATAACAACACATTACAAAGGACCCAGAatggtcctggctgctgctggag GAGTCTGTCATGATGAGCTGCTTGACCTAGCCAAGAGCCATTTTGGTAACTTGCCATCTGCCCCAGAAGGAGGATTGCCACCCCTGCCACCCTGTAGCTTCACAGGCAGTGAG ATTCGGATCCGGGATGACAAGATGCCCCTGGCACACCTGGCGATCGCTGTGGAAGCAGCTGGCTGGTCAGACCCAGATACCATCCCACTCATGGTCGCCAATACTCTGATCGGTAACTGGGATCGTTCCTTTGGAGGAGGTGTG CAGAATTTATCCAGTAAACTTGCTCAGATTGCCTGCCATGGTAACCTGTGTCACAGTTTCCAGTCCTTCAACACCTGCTATACTGACACTGGGCTGTGGGGGCTCTATATGGTCTGTGAGCCATCTACTATTCAGGACATGGTGCACTTTGTTCAGAGAGAATG GATAAGACTTTGCACAAGTGTTACAGAAAATGAAGTAGCTCGAGCGAAAAATCTTCTCAAGACAAATATGTTGCTACAGCTTGATG GGTCCACACCAATCTGTGAAGACATTGGAAGACAAATGCTGTGTTACAAGCGCCGAATCCCAATTCCAGAACTTGAGGCAAGAATTGAT GCTATTGATGTCCAGACTATTAGAGAAATCTGCATGAAGTACATCTATGAGAAGCATCCTGCAGTTGCTGCTGTTG GTCCAATTGAACAACTTCCAGAATACAGCAAAATCTGCAGTGGCATGTCTTGGCTTCGTGAGTAG
- the DNAJC2 gene encoding dnaJ homolog subfamily C member 2 isoform X3 yields MLKTLDPKDWKNQDHYAVLGLGNIRYRATQKQIKAAHKSMVLKHHPDKRKAAGEQIGEGDNDYFTCITKAYEILSDPVKRRAFNSIDPTFDNSVPSKSEAKENFFEVFSPVFERNARWSNKKNVPKLGDMNSSFEEVDAFYSFWYNFDSWREFSYLDEEEKEKAECRDERRWIEKQNRAARALRKKEEMNRIRTLVDNAYSCDPRIKKFKEEEKAKKEAEKKAKVEAKRKEQEAKEKQRQAELEAARLAKEKEEEEVRQQALVAKKEKEIQKKAIKKERQKLRTTCKNWNYFSDNEADCVKMMEEVEKLCDRLELASLQCLNEALTSTTREGGKAAVVKQIEEINEQIRREKEEAEARMRQATKSSEKSTTGGGGGSKNWPEDDLQLLIKAVNLFPAGTNSRWEVIANYMNLHSTAGIKRTAKDVINKAKSLQKLDPHQKDDINKKAFDKFKKEHSVVPQMDSAAPSERFEGSPLDSSPWTTEEQKLLEQALKTYPVNTPERWEKIAAAVPGRSKKDCMKRYKELVEMVKAKKAAQEQVVNATKVKK; encoded by the exons ATAAATCCATGGTTCTGAAACATCATCCAGACAAGCGAAAAGCTGCAGGGGAACAGATAGGAGAAGGTGACAATGATTATTTTACATGCATAACTAAAG CTTATGAAATATTATCTGATCCTGTGAAACGACGAGCATTTAACAGCATAGATCCTACTTTTGATAACTCTGTACCTTCCAAAagtgaagcaaaagaaaacttctttgaagttttctcaccagtttttgaaagaaatgccAG GTGgtcaaataagaaaaatgtacCTAAACTCGGGGACATGAACTCATCATTTGAAGAGGTAGATGCATTCTATTCCTTTTG GTATAATTTTGATTCATGGAGAGAGTTTTCCTATTTagatgaagaggaaaaagaaaaagcagaatg TCGAGATGAAAGGAGGTGGATTGAAAAGCAGAACAGAGCTGCCAGAGcattgagaaaaaaagaagaaatgaacagAATCAGGACTCTTGTTG ACAATGCATACAGCTGTGATCCCAGAATAAAGAAATttaaggaggaagaaaaggcaaagaaggaagcagagaagaaagcaaaggtAGAAGCAAAACGAAAAGAACAGgaggcaaaagaaaaa CAAAGACAAGCAGAATTAGAAGCAGCACGGTtagcaaaagaaaaggaggaagaagaagttAGGCAGCAAGCACTAgtagcaaaaaaggaaaaagagatacAGAAGAAAGCAATcaagaaagaaaggcaaaaactgAGAACCACATGCAAG AACTGGAATTACTTTTCTGATAATGAGGCAGATTGTGTTAAAATGATGGAGGAGGTGGAAAAGCTTTGTGATCGTCTTGAGCTAGCAAG tctgCAATGCTTGAATGAAGCACTTACATCCACAacaagggaaggaggaaaggcgGCTGTAGTAAAACAG atagaagaaataaatgaacaaataaGGCGAGAGAAAGAAGAGGCAGAAGCTCGTATGCGCCAAGCAACAAAGAGTTCAGAAAAGTCAACCACTGGTGGTGGAGGGGGAAGCAAAAATTGGCCAGAAGATGACTTGCAGTTGTTAATTAAAGCTGTGAACCTCTTTCCAGCAGGGACTAACTCAAG GTGGGAAGTTATTGCCAATTACATGAACTTGCACTCTACTGCTGGAATAAAACGAACAGCAAAAGATGTCATCAATAAAGCAAAGAGCCTCCAAAAGCTTG ACCCTCATCAAAAAGATGACATAAACAAGAAAGCATTtgataaatttaaaaaggaacaCAGTGTGGTGCCTCAGATGGACAGTGCTGCCCCCTCGGAACGATTTGAAG GATCACCTTTAGATTCATCCCCTTGGACTACAGAAGAACAAAAACTTTTAGAACAAGCACTGAAGACTTACCCAGTAAATACTCCTGAAAGATGGGAGAAAATagcagcagctgttccaggCCGGTCAAAAAAGGACTGCATGAAGCGATACAAG GAACTCGTTGAAATGGTCAAGGCAAAGAAAGCTGCTCAAGAACAAGTGGTGAATGCAACTAAAGTCAAGAAATGA